In Gossypium arboreum isolate Shixiya-1 chromosome 6, ASM2569848v2, whole genome shotgun sequence, the following are encoded in one genomic region:
- the LOC108485703 gene encoding uncharacterized protein LOC108485703 produces the protein MHAKTDSEVTSLAPSSPTRSPRRPVYYVQSPSRDSHDGEKTTTTSFHSTPILSPTGSPPHSHSSVGRHSRESSSSRFSGSLKPGSRKVSPKEGSSKSGYRKGSSSSHHKQWKDCDVIEEEGLLESEEREKSLPRRCYLLAFVVGFFVLFSMFSLILWGASRPQKPKITMKSIKFEQFKIQAGSDFTGVSTDMITMNSTVKMIYRNTGTFFGVHVTSSPLDLSYSQINIASGTMKKFYQSRKSQRSVSITVTGNKVPLYGSGASLSSSTGTTSVPISLKLNFIVRSRAYVLGKLVKPKFYKKIQCDLTFDPKKLNLPISLKKSCTYD, from the exons ATGCACGCCAAGACCGACTCAGAGGTGACAAGCCTCGCCCCATCATCACCGACGAGGTCCCCACGGCGTCCCGTTTACTACGTACAAAGTCCTTCACGTGATTCCCACGACGGAGAGAAAACAACCACGACCTCCTTCCATTCCACCCCAATTCTCAGTCCCACTGGTTCACCGCCGCATTCCCATTCCTCCGTTGGCCGTCATTCACGCGAATCCTCATCAAGCCGGTTTTCCGGGTCTCTCAAACCCGGTTCCCGTAAAGTTTCACCTAAAGAAGGGTCATCTAAATCGGGTTACAGGAAAGGATCATCATCATCACATCATAAACAATGGAAAGATTGTGATGTGATCGAAGAAGAAGGGTTACTTGAAAGTGAAGAACGTGAGAAAAGTCTCCCTCGAAGATGCTATTTATTAGCTTTTGTTGTTGGATTCTTTGTTCTTTTCTCTATGTTTTCTTTGATTTTATGGGGAGCTAGCAGACCCCAGAAACCCAAAATCACAATGAAG aGTATAAAATTTGAGCAATTCAAGATCCAAGCTGGTTCAGATTTCACTGGGGTTTCAACTGATATGATCACTATGAATTCCACCGTGAAAATGATTTATCGTAACACAGGAACATTCTTTGGCGTTCATGTCACTTCCTCTCCTTTAGATCTGTCGTATTCTCAAATCAACATTGCTTCGGGAACT atgaagaaattttatcaatcAAGGAAGAGCCAAAGGTCAGTATCCATAACGGTGACGGGTAACAAGGTTCCATTGTACGGAAGTGGAGCAAGTTTAAGCAGTTCGACAGGGACAACATCGGTTCCAATTTCGCTTAAACTCAATTTCATTGTCCGATCCAGAGCTTACGTGTTGGGCAAATTGGTTAAGCCAAAATTCTACAAGAAAATCCAATGTGATTTAACTTTCGATCCCAAGAAACTTAATCTCCCCATTTCCCTCAAGAAATCTTGCACTTACGACTAA